The following proteins come from a genomic window of Pirellula staleyi DSM 6068:
- a CDS encoding dihydrofolate reductase — protein sequence MSLPETSGCKLSLIVAMTREGLIGRDRDLPWKISADLKRFRSLTMGHTIIMGRTTWDSLGRALPGRTSIVLTRKADLVLPEGVLRAGSLDEAIALAAGDSEPFIIGGGEIYRQAMDRVQQLYVTWVEANIEGDTWFPAWDPSKFRLLEETSHPAEGTTPAFTFTRYERAAP from the coding sequence GTGAGTCTTCCCGAAACATCAGGCTGCAAACTCTCGCTGATTGTCGCTATGACGCGCGAAGGTCTGATCGGTCGCGATCGCGATCTCCCCTGGAAAATCTCGGCCGATCTGAAGCGTTTTCGTTCGCTCACGATGGGCCATACGATCATCATGGGACGTACCACCTGGGATTCACTTGGGCGTGCGCTACCAGGACGAACATCGATTGTCCTCACCCGCAAGGCCGATTTGGTGCTCCCCGAGGGGGTGCTGCGAGCAGGCTCCCTCGACGAAGCGATCGCGCTTGCTGCCGGCGATAGCGAGCCGTTCATCATCGGTGGTGGCGAGATCTATCGGCAAGCGATGGATCGCGTGCAGCAGCTCTACGTCACCTGGGTCGAAGCGAATATCGAGGGAGATACCTGGTTTCCTGCGTGGGATCCCAGCAAGTTTCGTCTGCTCGAAGAGACGTCGCATCCGGCCGAAGGGACGACACCAGCCTTCACTTTCACCCGCTACGAGCGAGCAGCCCCATGA
- a CDS encoding serine hydrolase domain-containing protein: MNRRIWLATVVSALLLTSWAAPARAAEPLPESDQALLETIREQQKLPGLAGAAVRDGKLVYLAATGLRKVDAPEPLLATDRVHLGSCTKSMTATLIARLIEKKLLRWDSTIAELFPEDQLLIDESWHPITIVDLLVHRSGAKANARVKGFDPKDTPAKQRSIYARELMRKPLAGKHREQYLYSNTGYILAGAIAEKVTGKGWEELMWQEVFEPLGIKEAGFGPQNKVGADQPFGHRQEDEKLKATDHDNPVVLGPAGRVSMALGDWAKYIAAHLAGARGDESFLSKSSWQRLHTIEHPQDEYALGHGVFHRGWAGGRVLTHSGSNTFWYAIVWMAPETNFAVMAVTNVAGDQAAAGCDEVCSQLIQRFAPPVTDRSTRILWNTRKTEDRLDFTEENSATSLLTITSKSGIGSAKVQLSSGAWKEDLRLRFRYTDGRPFQVLEGIKLTLPQQIIAGDIKTESQTLERRTFDDAGKIDDKVAEKVELPVRRTKEYLELTIPRGLLGPHDALEIEWIDWYR; encoded by the coding sequence ATGAACCGACGCATCTGGCTGGCAACGGTTGTTTCTGCACTCCTGCTCACCAGTTGGGCCGCGCCAGCTCGCGCTGCAGAGCCCCTTCCCGAGTCCGACCAAGCGCTGCTCGAAACGATTCGTGAGCAACAGAAGCTGCCAGGACTCGCCGGCGCCGCGGTGCGCGATGGAAAGCTTGTTTACCTCGCCGCCACAGGCCTCCGGAAGGTCGATGCCCCAGAGCCGCTGCTGGCCACCGATCGGGTCCATCTCGGGTCGTGCACGAAGTCGATGACCGCCACGCTGATTGCCCGGCTGATCGAAAAAAAGTTGCTCCGCTGGGATAGCACCATCGCCGAGTTGTTTCCCGAAGATCAGCTCCTGATCGACGAAAGCTGGCACCCGATCACGATCGTCGATCTGCTGGTGCATCGCAGCGGCGCTAAAGCCAACGCGCGTGTGAAAGGTTTTGATCCGAAAGATACGCCCGCGAAACAGCGCTCGATCTATGCCCGCGAACTGATGCGCAAACCACTCGCCGGCAAGCATCGCGAGCAATACTTGTATTCCAACACCGGTTACATCCTGGCCGGCGCAATCGCCGAGAAAGTGACCGGCAAAGGGTGGGAAGAGTTGATGTGGCAAGAGGTGTTCGAGCCCCTCGGCATCAAAGAAGCGGGCTTCGGACCTCAAAACAAAGTGGGTGCCGATCAGCCGTTTGGACATCGCCAGGAAGATGAGAAACTGAAAGCCACCGATCACGACAATCCGGTCGTGCTTGGCCCGGCAGGACGGGTTTCGATGGCGCTCGGCGACTGGGCCAAGTACATCGCCGCCCATCTAGCAGGAGCCCGTGGCGACGAATCGTTTCTCTCGAAAAGCTCTTGGCAGCGGCTCCATACGATCGAGCATCCGCAAGATGAGTATGCCCTCGGCCATGGTGTCTTTCATCGAGGCTGGGCCGGTGGTCGCGTCCTCACCCATTCCGGAAGCAACACCTTCTGGTACGCCATTGTGTGGATGGCACCAGAAACCAACTTCGCTGTGATGGCGGTCACCAATGTTGCGGGAGATCAGGCGGCTGCCGGGTGCGACGAAGTCTGCAGCCAGTTGATTCAGCGCTTTGCTCCTCCCGTGACCGACCGAAGTACGCGGATCCTGTGGAATACTCGCAAAACCGAGGATCGTCTCGACTTTACCGAAGAGAACTCGGCGACGAGTCTGCTCACGATCACCTCGAAGTCAGGGATCGGTTCTGCAAAAGTTCAGCTGTCGTCCGGGGCGTGGAAGGAAGACCTGCGGCTCCGATTTCGCTACACCGACGGACGCCCCTTCCAGGTGCTCGAGGGAATCAAGCTCACACTTCCGCAGCAGATCATCGCCGGAGATATCAAAACCGAATCGCAAACGCTTGAGCGCAGGACATTCGACGACGCAGGAAAAATCGACGACAAAGTGGCCGAGAAAGTTGAGCTTCCTGTGCGTCGCACGAAAGAGTATCTCGAGCTCACGATTCCGCGCGGGCTCTTGGGTCCGCACGATGCGCTCGAGATCGAGTGGATCGATTGGTATCGATAG
- a CDS encoding iron-sulfur cluster assembly scaffold protein, with protein MIDPREEEIYQDHVMDHYEDPYHHGHCIDATHMHEDDNPLCGDVIHVELKIDENQKVKEAWFSGDGCCISQASASMLMEKIEGLSVDEVKAMSANQMLELFGARLTPNRQKCCLLSWRVVQQAVHSPLK; from the coding sequence ATGATCGATCCGCGCGAAGAAGAGATTTATCAAGATCATGTGATGGATCACTACGAAGATCCGTACCACCATGGTCACTGCATCGACGCCACGCACATGCACGAGGATGACAATCCCCTCTGCGGCGACGTGATTCATGTCGAGCTGAAGATCGACGAAAACCAGAAGGTGAAGGAAGCCTGGTTCAGTGGCGATGGCTGCTGTATCAGTCAAGCCTCGGCCTCGATGCTGATGGAGAAGATCGAGGGGCTCTCGGTCGACGAAGTCAAAGCGATGTCGGCCAATCAGATGCTCGAACTGTTCGGCGCGCGGCTCACTCCGAATCGTCAGAAGTGTTGCTTGCTCTCGTGGCGCGTGGTTCAGCAAGCGGTCCATTCCCCCTTGAAGTAA
- a CDS encoding DUF2721 domain-containing protein, translating into MIVQLDLSSPALLFPTVSLLMLAYTNRFLALASLIRNLHASHVQNPDEVTLREIANLRFRLKLIQMMQLLGVLALFSCVACMLLLYAGWTIGAGSAFAVGLVLMLGSLSMSIWEIRISSIALDLHLRDVVSLTKSKQRWLSDDWLGL; encoded by the coding sequence ATGATTGTGCAGCTCGATCTTTCTAGTCCCGCGCTCCTGTTCCCCACCGTCTCTCTTTTGATGCTGGCCTACACCAATCGCTTCTTGGCGCTGGCGAGCTTGATTCGGAACTTGCACGCGAGCCACGTGCAAAACCCCGACGAAGTTACCCTCCGCGAAATCGCGAACCTCCGGTTTCGATTGAAGCTCATTCAAATGATGCAGTTGCTCGGAGTCCTCGCCCTCTTCTCGTGCGTCGCCTGCATGCTGCTGCTCTACGCTGGCTGGACCATCGGCGCGGGATCGGCGTTTGCCGTGGGACTCGTCCTGATGCTCGGCTCACTGTCGATGAGCATTTGGGAAATCCGCATTTCGTCGATCGCCCTCGACCTGCACCTGCGCGATGTGGTCTCCCTGACGAAGTCGAAACAGCGCTGGCTGTCGGACGATTGGCTCGGGCTATAG